In Arvicanthis niloticus isolate mArvNil1 chromosome 27, mArvNil1.pat.X, whole genome shotgun sequence, a genomic segment contains:
- the LOC143439623 gene encoding olfactory receptor 7D4-like, producing MDKVKILNYMETENITATSIFILLGLSKENDIQPLLFGLFLFIYLVCITGNMLIILIISSDAHLQTPMYFFLSNLSFADICFISTTVPKMLVNIQAQNKSITYEGCLAQMYFFMFFSGLDSLLLTVMSYDRFVAICHPLHYMNVMSPHFCSCLLLLSWLICLAYSLLQTLMFLRLSFCKKTEIPHFFCELAQILKLACSDTYANDVLLYCVTGLLGIIPLSGILFSYSKIINSIVAISSARGRYKAFSTCGSHLSVVSLFYGTGLGVYLTSQTTYKSREGSITSVMYTVVAPMLNPFIYSLRNKDLKQALRRLFHSIGDKF from the exons TGGACAAG GTAAAGATATTAAATtatatggaaacagaaaatatcaCAGCTACTTCAATATTCATCCTTCTGggactttcaaaagaaaatgatatCCAGCCTCTTCTATTTGGGCTGTTCCTTTTCATTTACTTGGTCTGCATCACAGGAAATATGCTTATCATCCTGATCATTAGCTCTGATGCTCACCTCCAGACTccaatgtatttctttctctctaaccTATCTTTTGCAGACATTTGCTTCATATCCACTACAGTACCCAAGATGTTAGTAAACATCCAGGCACAGAATAAATCCATAACATATGAAGGCTGCCTAGCTCAGatgtattttttcatgtttttttctggATTGGATAGCTTGTTACTGACTGTAATGTCCTATGACCGGTTTGTGGCCATATGCCACCCCTTGCACTACATGAATGTCATGAGCCCTCACTTTTGTAGTTGTTTACTTCTACTCTCTTGGCTAATCTGCCTGGCCTACTCATTGTTGCAAACTTTAATGTTTTTGAGGTTGTCTttctgtaagaaaacagaaatccCCCACTTCTTCTGTGAACTTGCTCAGATCCTCAAGCTTGCCTGTTCAGACACATATGCCAATGATGTCCTCCTTTACTGTGTAACTGGTTTGCTAGGTATTATTCCTCTGTCTGGGATTCTTTTTTCATATTCTAAAATCATCAACTCTATAGTGGCCATTTCATCTGCTAGGGGAAGGTATAAAGCCTTTTCAACTTGTGGGTCTCATCTTTCAGTGGTTTCATTGTTCTATGGCACAGGCCTTGGGGTCTATCTCACTTCTCAAACAACGTATAAATCCAGAGAGGGTTCAATCACCTCAGTGATGTATACTGTGGTTGCTCCCATGCTAAACCCCTTCATCTACAGCCTAAGGAACAAGGACTTGAAACAGGCTCTTAGAAGACTTTTTCATAGCATAGGAGACAAGTTTTAG